A genomic window from Aethina tumida isolate Nest 87 chromosome 4, icAetTumi1.1, whole genome shotgun sequence includes:
- the LOC126265230 gene encoding uncharacterized protein LOC126265230 has protein sequence MPEFNVSKSWISIRQQKAELDFTKFHDMSGGHAGNIHDILNVEAIRNLLKSNVTLSETDTVIIYTNKNYSEASINDDFVTVDRDSPKIDEVELCCTLPGHELSEIFIPRETTRKRLWNWIKSQFHKPSLWKNRNI, from the exons ATGCCAGAGTTTAATGTATCCAAATCTTGGATATCGATTCGACAACAGAAAGCAGAACTTGATTTCACTAAATTCCATGACATGAGTGGAGGACACGCAGGAAATATACATGATATATTAAACGTG gaAGCAATAAGGAaccttttaaaatctaatgtaACTTTAAGCGAAACTGAcacagtaattatttatacaaataaaaattattcagaagCCAGTATTAATGATGACTTTGTTACTGTGGATAGAGATTCTCCCAAGATAGATGAAGTGGAGCTTTGTTGTACGTTACCTGGACATGAATTATCTGAGATATTCATACCAAGAGAGACCACTAGAAAAAGATTATGGAATTGGATAAAATCACAATTCCACAAACCTAGTTTATGGAAAAATCGTAACATTTAG